Proteins encoded together in one Vitis vinifera cultivar Pinot Noir 40024 chromosome 4, ASM3070453v1 window:
- the LOC100256804 gene encoding BAG family molecular chaperone regulator 4: MTSKERKLEEERRSDEISKACKSITEVKAKVDKLLEKVVALEATVNGGTTVEDKEFVVLIELLMRQLLKLDGIEAEGEAKV, encoded by the exons ATGACAAGCAAAGAGAGAAAACTTGAAGAGGAGAGAAGAAGTGATGAGATATCAAAGGCATGTAAATCTATCACTGAAGTCAAAGCAAAAGTTGATAAGCTCTTGGAAAAG GTGGTTGCCTTAGAAGCAACTGTGAATGGTGGGACTACTGTTGAGGACAAGGAGTTTGTTGTCTTAATAGAGTTGCTCATGAGGCAGTTATTGAAATTGGATGGCATCGAGGCTGAAGGAGAAGCAAAGGTGTAG
- the LOC100251677 gene encoding probable L-type lectin-domain containing receptor kinase S.5, with amino-acid sequence MAAVCCRKYTWYYWLFQFQMGMPAWIAFAIILLSRSIAGAQKLKTSGFELGPFDNSHYDSLAVVQPAMISNGALQVTPDSAGNFSLAHRSGRVLFNRPFKLWEGDGNGRVASFNSSFLINIFRLNNDSAPGEGFAFIIAPDLNLPPGSDGEYLGLTNSTTDGNPNNHLIAVELDTFKQDFDSNDNHIGLDINSIRSNRTVSLSDLGIQIAPLDPKNYSVWVEYDGENKVMDVYMVEEGNPRPAEPVMSAKVELREIVKQYSYMGFAASTGNATQLNCVLQWNLTVELLEEDGDAEWVKVVLGAGVPAIVVVLIACVFLWYYVQKKRRAKSDPNILGTLRSLPGTPREFEFKDLKKATNNFDEKLKLGEGGFGVVYKGLLPKEHVHVAVKKFSRDVKGKDDFLAELTIINRLRHKHLVPLLGWCHKNGMLLLVYDYMPNGSLDKQLFCGREMRTLEWSVRYKIIAGVASALHYLHNEYDQRVVHRDLKASNIMLDSNYNARLGDFGLARALENEKNSYAELEGVPGTMGYIAPECFHTGKATPESDVYGFGAVLLEVVCAQRPWASDATFHFLVDWVWCLHREGRIVEAVDERLGNDYVVEEAQRLLLLGLACSHPIATERPKTQAIVQVLSGSVSVPYVPPFKPAFVWPSMASVPTATDIDITDDTSSRFDSGWTPECISRESYV; translated from the exons ATGGCTGCAGTCTGCTGCAGAAAATACACTTGGTATTATTGGCTATTCCAGTTCCAAATGGGCATGCCGGCTTGGATAGCCTTTGCCATCATCTTGTTAAGTCGCTCGATCGCCGGAGCTCAGAAGCTGAAAACTTCCGGCTTTGAGTTGGGGCCCTTCGACAACTCCCATTATGATTCCTTGGCAGTTGTACAACCGGCTATGATCAGCAACGGAGCCCTGCAGGTGACTCCCGATTCGGCCGGTAACTTCAGCCTAGCGCACAGGTCAGGCCGAGTATTGTTCAATCGACCATTCAAGCTTTGGGAGGGAGATGGCAATGGAAGGGTGGCTTCCTTCAACTCTTCCTTCCTCATCAACATCTTTCGGTTGAATAATGATTCAGCCCCGGGCGAAGGTTTCGCCTTCATCATAGCGCCGGACCTGAACCTCCCACCTGGCAGCGACGGTGAGTACCTTGGGTTGACCAACTCCACCACCGACGGCAACCCCAACAACCACTTGATCGCCGTGGAGCTGGACACCTTCAAACAGGATTTTGATTCCAATGACAACCATATTGGCCTGGACATCAACAGCATCCGATCTAATAGAACCGTGTCCTTGTCCGACTTGGGCATCCAGATCGCCCCTTTGGATCCGAAGAATTACAGCGTATGGGTAGAGTACGACGGCGAAAACAAGGTCATGGACGTATACATGGTGGAGGAAGGGAATCCCAGGCCCGCCGAACCAGTGATGAGCGCGAAGGTTGAGTTGAGAGAGATAGTAAAGCAGTACTCGTACATGGGATTCGCGGCGTCAACAGGGAACGCGACTCAGCTCAATTGCGTGCTGCAGTGGAACCTGACTGTGGAGTTGCTGGAGGAGGACGGGGACGCCGAGTGGGTGAAGGTGGTTTTGGGTGCTGGGGTGCCGGCCATAGTAGTCGTGCTCATAGCTTGTGTGTTTTTGTGGTATTACGTCCAGAAGAAGCGGAGGGCAAAGTCGGATCCAAACATATTGGGAACCCTGAGAAGCCTGCCGGGGACGCCCAGGGAATTTGAGTTCAAGGATCTGAAGAAGGCCACAAACAACTTCGATGAGAAGCTGAAGCTGGGTGAAGGTGGCTTCGGAGTCGTGTACAAAGGACTACTGCCCAAGGAGCATGTTCATGTTGCCGTCAAGAAGTTCTCCAGAGACGTCAAGGGTAAAGACGATTTTTTGGCTGAGCTTACCATAATTAATCGCCTTCGCCACAAGCATCTTGTTCCATTACTCG GATGGTGCCACAAGAATGGAATGCTTCTTTTGGTGTATGATTACATGCCAAATGGGAGTCTGGATAAACAGCTTTTCTGCGGAAGGGAGATGCGGACGCTGGAATGGAGTGTGAGGTACAAGATCATAGCGGGGGTAGCATCAGCATTACATTATCTTCATAACGAGTACGATCAGAGAGTGGTGCATCGGGACCTTAAGGCCAGCAACATAATGTTGGATTCCAACTACAATGCGCGGCTAGGCGACTTTGGACTTGCGCGAGCCTTGGAGAATGAGAAGAACTCATACGCGGAGCTGGAGGGAGTGCCGGGTACAATGGGTTACATTGCACCCGAGTGTTTCCATACTGGGAAGGCCACCCCAGAGTCTGACGTCTACGGGTTCGGGGCGGTCTTGCTGGAGGTGGTGTGCGCTCAGCGTCCTTGGGCCAGCGACGCTACCTTCCACTTCTTAGTGGATTGGGTGTGGTGTCTGCATCGAGAAGGGCGCATAGTTGAGGCGGTGGATGAGAGGCTGGGGAATGATTACGTGGTTGAGGAGGCTCAGAGGCTTCTGCTGCTGGGGCTGGCTTGCTCGCATCCTATAGCCACTGAGAGGCCCAAGACACAGGCCATTGTTCAGGTTTTATCGGGATCTGTATCGGTGCCCTATGTCCCGCCCTTCAAGCCCGCTTTTGTGTGGCCATCCATGGCTTCTGTTCCCACGGCTACCGATATTGACATCACGGATGATACATCCTCTCGTTTCGACTCTGGTTGGACCCCAGAGTGCATTAGCCGGGAGAGCTACGTCTGA